A stretch of Hoplias malabaricus isolate fHopMal1 chromosome 10, fHopMal1.hap1, whole genome shotgun sequence DNA encodes these proteins:
- the si:dkey-192l18.9 gene encoding F-box/LRR-repeat protein 7, with amino-acid sequence MGANNGKQHGSEGKGGSSISSDVSSGTDHTPTKAPRNVATSEDSDLSMRTLSTPSPALIFSPSPSPLTPQTVPNGHESLSSSPGIPGETVAMVHTPPGTQGCKHQSKTQNTAFIDFLPDPVLLQVFAHLSTPQLCRCARVCRRWYNLAWDPRLWRAIQLTGESLHADRALKVLTHRLCQDTPNVCLTLETLVTNGCRRLSDRGLHVVAQSCPELRRLEVVGCYNISNEAVFDVVSRCPNLEHLNVSGCPKVTCISLSLETSVKLPPIHGQQTSLRFLDMSDCSSLEDEGLRAIASHCPRLTHLYLRRCIRLTDEALRQLTLHCPGLRELSLSDCRMVGDFGLREVARLEGRLRYLSVAHCTRITDVGLRYVARYCPRLRYLNARGCEGLTDQGLSHLARSCPRLRSVDVGRCPLVSDLGLEVLAHCCPGLHRVSLRGCESVTGRGLRALAAGCPELQMLNVQECEVPPEALRLVRRHCRRCVIEHTIPAFY; translated from the exons ACTCAGACCTCAGCATGCGGACCCTCAGCACGCCAAGTCCTGCTCTCATCTTCAGCCCAAGTCCTTCCCCACTCACTCCTCAAACAGTCCCAAATGGACATGAATCTCTGTCCTCTTCTCCTGGGATTCCTGGGGAAACTGTTGCCATGGTACACACTCCTCCTGGAACACAGGGCTGCAAACATCAATCCAAGACTCAAAATACAGCCTTCATTGACTTCCTACCAGACCCAGTACTCTTGCAGGTGTTTGCCCATTTGTCCACCCCACAGTTGTGCCGCTGTGCTCGAGTGTGTCGCCGCTGGTACAACCTGGCCTGGGACCCTCGTCTCTGGAGGGCCATCCAGCTTACCGGAGAGTCTCTCCATGCCGACCGTGCCCTGAAGGTCCTCACCCACCGCCTGTGCCAGGACACCCCTAACGTGTGCCTGACTCTGGAGACACTGGTGACTAATGGCTGTCGCAGGCTGTCTGACCGCGGCCTGCACGTGGTGGCTCAGTCCTGCCCAGAGCTGAGGCGTCTGGAAGTGGTGGGCTGCTACAACATCTCCAATGAAGCTGTGTTTGACGTAGTGTCCCGCTGTCCTAACCTGGAGCATCTAAATGTCTCAG GCTGCCCCAAAGTAACCTGTATCAGCCTGAGTCTGGAGACCTCTGTGAAGCTGCCTCCCATCCACGGCCAGCAGACAAGCCTGCGATTCCTGGACATGAGTGACTGCAGCTCTCTGGAAGACGAGGGACTGCGTGCCATTGCTTCTCACTGTCCACGCCTTACACACTTGTACTTGAGGCGCTGCATCCGGCTGACGGACGAGGCACTGAGGCAGCTGACCCTGCACTGCCCCGGCTTGCGGGAGCTCAGCCTCAGTGATTGTCGGATGGTAGGGGACTTTGGTCTGCGGGAAGTGGCGCGTCTGGAGGGTCGCTTGCGATACCTGAGCGTGGCCCACTGCACACGCATCACTGATGTTGGGCTGCGATACGTGGCTCGTTACTGCCCTCGGCTGCGCTACCTGAACGCGAGGGGCTGCGAAGGCTTGACAGACCAGGGCCTGAGTCACTTGGCCCGAAGTTGCCCACGACTGCGCTCAGTGGATGTAGGCCGCTGCCCACTGGTGTCGGACCTAGGGCTGGAGGTTCTGGCGCACTGCTGCCCAGGGCTCCACAGGGTCAGTCTCAGAGGCTGTGAAAGTGTGACTGGGAGAGGACTGAGGGCACTAGCTGCAGGATGCCCTGAGCTGCAGATGCTTAATGTACAGGAGTGTGAGGTTCCCCCAGAGGCTCTTAGACTGGTCCGACGCCACTGCAGACGCTGTGTGATAGAACACACCATCCCAGCTTTTTACTGA